Sequence from the Fodinibius salicampi genome:
TCGGAGCTTTTTTTCTAGCGGCTACAGGTCTGCTGAACGGTAAACAATGCGCTACACACTGGATGCATGCTGACAACTTCAGAAAAATGTATCCTGAGGTTGATGTTGTAGATGAGAAGATTATGACCGAAGAAGACGGCATTTATACCAGTGGAGGCGCCTATGCTTTTACAAATCTGTTGCTGCATATTATAGAAAAATATGCCGGACGTGAAGCGGCTATCTTGGCTTCCAAAGCATTCTCACTTGATATTGACCGTGACAGTCAGTCCGCATTTATCATATTTGAGGGCCAAAAAGATCATGAAGATGAAAAGATTATACAGGCACAAAAGTATATCGAAAGTCACTATGAGGATGATATCAAGGTCAACCAGCTGGCCGAGGAATTAGCTATGAGTCGACGGACCCTTGAACGACGATTTAAAAAGGCAACTCATAATACGGTGACCGAATATAAGCAGCGCGTAAAAGTGGAAGCCGCAAAAAAAGACTTAGAAACTACCCGTAAGAATATTTCAGAAGTTATGTATGATGTCGGTTACTCAGATACTAAGTCTTTCCGCAATTTGTTTAAAAGAATAACCGGACTCACTCCTATTGAATACCGGGATAAGT
This genomic interval carries:
- a CDS encoding GlxA family transcriptional regulator produces the protein MKHISILIPRGHTSVVNIGGTHQIFNQVNGILAEKGKNPVFDIHLVGLEKEIRQSTGLFAVNADCLVGDVDKTDLIIIPAIHDDPRQGIEENKDFIPWIVDQYKAGAEVASLCVGAFFLAATGLLNGKQCATHWMHADNFRKMYPEVDVVDEKIMTEEDGIYTSGGAYAFTNLLLHIIEKYAGREAAILASKAFSLDIDRDSQSAFIIFEGQKDHEDEKIIQAQKYIESHYEDDIKVNQLAEELAMSRRTLERRFKKATHNTVTEYKQRVKVEAAKKDLETTRKNISEVMYDVGYSDTKSFRNLFKRITGLTPIEYRDKYNKEAVAV